In a single window of the Natrialba magadii ATCC 43099 genome:
- a CDS encoding type II toxin-antitoxin system PemK/MazF family toxin, which yields MTESEPAFDDLERGHIVLAPDPFKSDTDITRPWVVVNNEHHPFDAQQYVVMGLTTQTWYDARVPLNDDDYSHRQAPRDSSIVPHAVASLQPQLITDYVCRVRGKPLDLAVEMLLAYLR from the coding sequence GTGACTGAATCAGAGCCCGCGTTCGACGACCTCGAGCGAGGGCACATCGTTCTCGCACCGGATCCGTTCAAATCGGACACGGACATCACAAGACCATGGGTCGTCGTCAACAACGAGCATCATCCGTTCGACGCACAACAGTACGTCGTCATGGGATTGACGACACAGACATGGTACGACGCACGAGTGCCACTGAACGACGACGATTACAGCCACCGACAGGCACCACGTGACAGTTCGATCGTTCCGCACGCAGTTGCCTCGCTGCAGCCACAGCTGATTACGGACTATGTGTGTCGCGTCCGAGGCAAGCCACTCGATCTCGCCGTCGAAATGCTGCTCGCATATCTCCGATAA
- a CDS encoding helix-turn-helix domain-containing protein, which translates to MPISIDEFDHHESPDRRETNAQRVLRFLIENRNKAFRATEIAEETGVNANSVQPVLNRLRSRELVRHKEPYWAIGDIERIQEAAVFHSTAEFLDEELGSESREAWLAAAEESANDGSGRASEGTNADTSASATETEGTDTSADEDDK; encoded by the coding sequence GTGCCCATCAGTATCGACGAGTTCGACCACCACGAATCGCCGGATCGACGCGAAACGAATGCGCAGCGAGTTCTTCGATTTCTCATTGAAAACCGTAACAAGGCGTTCAGGGCGACTGAAATCGCTGAAGAGACCGGTGTCAATGCAAACTCGGTTCAGCCAGTTCTCAATCGACTCCGATCACGGGAACTCGTTCGGCACAAGGAGCCCTACTGGGCGATCGGCGATATAGAGCGTATACAGGAGGCAGCCGTCTTTCACTCGACGGCGGAATTTCTCGACGAGGAATTGGGCTCCGAAAGTCGGGAAGCATGGCTTGCGGCCGCGGAGGAATCTGCGAACGACGGTAGCGGAAGGGCAAGCGAGGGTACAAACGCAGACACAAGCGCAAGCGCAACCGAAACCGAGGGCACCGACACGAGTGCAGACGAGGACGACAAGTGA
- a CDS encoding FAD-binding and (Fe-S)-binding domain-containing protein, translating to MATDDTQSTTDHSPQTSTPNERRLGRDHERGDQTQSQTAASDPAADDRAAYEYVGGDVDQPELVAALQTRIDGEVRFDEYTRQLYATDASAYEMVPVGVVLPRTTADVANVVSYCAEHGIPVLPRGGGTSLAGQAVNEAVVLDFTAHMGEVLSVSPDEQRATVQAGTVLTDLNDELESHGLKFAPDPAAGNRSTIGGAVGNNSTGAHSLQYGKTDAYVEACEVVLADGTVERFGEVTVAELREQAAPDGTLLGQIHEALRRVIDEEADAIQDVFPQLKRNVSGYNLDRLVAEAYGRPDAFDESTGGGLEIDADAEPDPDAVVNLARVFAGSEGTLGIVTEAAVSLEPVPETTAVALLTYHDLLDAMADVDTIVKHHDPAAIEAIDDVLIGLAEQTEEFEPVAERLPAGTETALLVEFYAESDDDGREQVADLIADRLPDETVPDPAGDDGETASPAPVRAFDVLEAHDPEGIAELWKLRKSAAPILLSRTSDAKHISFIEDTAVPTENLADYVADFQRVLESHDTFASFYAHAGPGCMHMRPLVDTKSEAGLAEFEAISDAVTDLVVEYGGSVSGEHGDGRARTQWNHKLYGDEVWELFRELKTAFDPDWLLNPGNVCGDHSMTEHLRFDPEYDFEAGFDPALEWDNENGFQGMVELCHGCAGCRGDQETTGGVMCPTYRAAEEESLTTRGRANMLRAAMSGDLETDATDDEFLAEVMDLCIGCKGCARDCPSEVDMAKLKAEVEHAAHQRHGASLRDRLFANVDRLNAVGSLFAPLSNWATALPGSGYLTEKTVGIARERDLPAFASQSFEDWFAKRGPRIPRDEAARKVLLVPDTSTNYNHPRAGKAAVQVLETAGVHVQVPDDVTATGRPAHSKGFLDVSRERARTNVDALAPAIEDGWEVVLVEPSDAVMLQSDYLDLLSGPDVELVASNTYGVLEYLDRFDLANDLPTGGIGEPGETLTYHGHCHQKATKKDGHAAAVLETVGYEVDALDSGCCGMAGSFGYEAEHYSLSRRIGEILVDQVTASDGERVVAPGASCQSQLASYDGCDEPVHPIETVSDALVGSTR from the coding sequence ATGGCGACCGACGATACGCAGTCGACGACCGACCACAGCCCGCAGACGTCGACGCCGAACGAGCGACGGCTCGGGAGAGACCACGAGAGAGGGGACCAAACTCAGAGCCAGACAGCAGCGTCTGATCCCGCAGCCGACGACCGCGCCGCATACGAGTACGTCGGCGGAGATGTCGATCAACCCGAACTCGTCGCCGCGCTACAGACTCGTATCGATGGGGAGGTCCGGTTCGACGAGTACACGCGACAGCTGTACGCGACCGATGCCAGCGCCTACGAGATGGTCCCGGTCGGTGTCGTCCTCCCGCGGACGACGGCAGACGTGGCGAACGTCGTCTCCTACTGTGCCGAGCACGGGATTCCCGTGCTCCCTCGCGGCGGCGGGACCAGCCTCGCGGGACAGGCGGTCAACGAGGCCGTCGTTCTCGATTTCACGGCACACATGGGCGAGGTGCTCTCGGTCTCGCCGGACGAGCAGCGAGCGACCGTTCAGGCGGGGACCGTCCTCACAGACCTCAACGACGAGCTGGAATCCCACGGCCTGAAGTTCGCGCCGGATCCCGCGGCTGGCAATCGAAGCACGATTGGCGGCGCGGTCGGCAACAACTCCACCGGTGCGCACTCGCTGCAGTACGGCAAGACGGACGCCTACGTCGAGGCCTGCGAGGTCGTCCTCGCTGACGGCACCGTCGAGCGCTTCGGGGAGGTGACGGTCGCCGAACTCCGCGAGCAAGCAGCGCCGGATGGAACCCTGCTCGGACAGATCCACGAGGCGCTGCGGCGAGTCATCGACGAGGAAGCCGACGCGATTCAGGACGTCTTCCCGCAACTGAAGCGCAACGTCTCGGGGTACAACCTCGACCGGTTGGTCGCGGAAGCCTACGGGAGGCCGGACGCGTTCGACGAGTCTACCGGCGGCGGACTCGAGATCGACGCCGACGCCGAACCCGATCCGGACGCAGTCGTCAACCTCGCGCGCGTGTTCGCCGGCAGCGAGGGAACGCTCGGCATCGTGACGGAAGCCGCCGTCTCGCTCGAGCCCGTTCCCGAGACGACCGCCGTGGCGCTGTTGACCTACCACGATCTGCTCGACGCGATGGCCGATGTCGACACGATCGTCAAACACCACGATCCGGCCGCGATCGAAGCCATCGACGACGTGCTGATCGGCCTCGCCGAGCAAACAGAGGAGTTCGAACCGGTCGCCGAGCGACTTCCCGCCGGAACGGAGACGGCGCTACTCGTCGAGTTCTACGCCGAAAGCGACGACGACGGCCGCGAGCAGGTCGCCGACCTGATCGCTGATCGCCTGCCGGACGAGACGGTACCGGATCCTGCTGGCGATGATGGCGAGACAGCATCTCCGGCACCTGTCCGCGCATTCGACGTCCTCGAGGCCCACGACCCCGAGGGGATCGCCGAACTCTGGAAACTCCGCAAGAGCGCCGCTCCAATCCTCCTCTCGCGAACCTCCGATGCGAAGCACATCTCGTTCATCGAGGACACCGCCGTCCCGACCGAGAACCTCGCCGACTACGTGGCCGACTTTCAGAGGGTACTCGAGTCCCACGACACGTTTGCGAGTTTCTACGCGCACGCGGGCCCGGGCTGTATGCACATGCGCCCGCTGGTCGATACGAAATCCGAGGCCGGACTCGCGGAGTTCGAGGCGATTTCGGACGCTGTCACCGACCTCGTCGTCGAGTACGGCGGCAGCGTCTCCGGCGAGCACGGCGACGGACGGGCGCGAACGCAGTGGAACCACAAACTCTACGGCGACGAGGTCTGGGAGCTCTTCCGAGAACTCAAGACCGCGTTCGACCCGGACTGGCTTCTGAACCCCGGGAACGTCTGTGGCGACCACAGCATGACCGAGCACCTGCGCTTCGATCCGGAGTACGACTTCGAGGCCGGCTTCGACCCCGCGCTTGAGTGGGACAACGAGAACGGCTTCCAGGGCATGGTCGAACTCTGTCACGGCTGTGCCGGCTGTCGCGGCGACCAGGAGACGACCGGTGGCGTGATGTGTCCGACCTACCGCGCTGCCGAGGAAGAGAGCCTCACGACCCGCGGACGGGCGAACATGCTCCGGGCCGCGATGAGCGGCGACCTCGAGACAGACGCCACTGACGACGAGTTCCTGGCCGAGGTGATGGACCTCTGTATCGGCTGCAAGGGCTGTGCCCGGGACTGTCCGAGCGAGGTCGATATGGCGAAGCTCAAAGCCGAAGTCGAGCACGCGGCCCACCAGCGCCACGGCGCGAGTCTGCGCGACCGACTGTTCGCGAACGTCGACCGGCTCAACGCCGTCGGCTCGCTGTTCGCGCCGCTCTCGAACTGGGCGACCGCCCTGCCCGGTTCCGGCTACCTCACGGAGAAAACAGTTGGCATCGCCCGCGAACGCGACCTGCCTGCGTTCGCGAGCCAGAGCTTCGAGGACTGGTTCGCAAAACGTGGCCCGCGCATTCCCCGCGACGAAGCGGCCCGCAAGGTCCTGCTCGTTCCCGACACGTCCACCAACTACAACCACCCGCGAGCCGGGAAGGCAGCCGTGCAGGTCCTCGAGACCGCCGGCGTCCACGTCCAGGTACCCGACGACGTCACCGCAACCGGGCGACCCGCCCATTCGAAGGGCTTCCTCGACGTCTCTCGCGAGCGGGCCCGAACCAACGTCGACGCGCTCGCACCCGCAATCGAGGACGGCTGGGAGGTCGTCCTCGTCGAACCCTCCGATGCCGTCATGCTCCAGTCGGACTATCTGGACCTCCTCTCGGGCCCTGACGTGGAACTGGTCGCATCGAATACGTACGGGGTACTCGAGTACCTCGACCGATTCGACCTCGCAAACGACTTGCCGACGGGTGGGATTGGCGAACCGGGCGAGACGCTGACCTACCACGGCCACTGTCACCAGAAGGCAACGAAGAAGGACGGTCACGCAGCGGCGGTACTCGAGACGGTTGGTTACGAGGTCGACGCGCTCGATTCGGGTTGTTGTGGGATGGCGGGTTCGTTCGGCTACGAGGCCGAGCACTACTCGCTCAGCCGACGGATCGGCGAGATTCTGGTCGACCAGGTGACCGCCAGCGACGGCGAGCGCGTCGTCGCGCCGGGAGCGTCGTGTCAGTCTCAGCTTGCGAGTTACGACGGCTGTGACGAGCCAGTGCATCCGATCGAGACGGTCTCAGATGCGCTCGTCGGGAGCACACGGTAG
- a CDS encoding NAD(P)-dependent oxidoreductase, with translation MSTNPDIVVLREGTEGLSMESYAETLRERLPDYTVALARTPQEERELVPKAQIVTGITIEEDLLERAEQLELFACTFAGTDHVPMDALAEHGVAVTNAGGIHAPGIAEQSIANMLVFARNLHEGWRRKQHNEWRHFQSHEFTDSTVTIVGLGSIGQEVVTRLEGFGVETIGIRYTPSKGGPTDEILGFDEEDIHDAFARSDYVVLACPLNDLTRGLVGADELATLPPNAVVVNAARGGIIDTDALVGALQSNAIRGAALDVTEPEPLPNDHELWDLENCLITPHTGGHTPKHWDRLADIVAHNVHALEENGGLQNVVLHPESS, from the coding sequence ATGAGCACGAACCCAGATATCGTCGTTCTCCGAGAGGGAACGGAAGGCCTGTCGATGGAATCGTACGCCGAAACGCTGCGTGAGCGACTGCCCGACTACACCGTTGCGCTCGCGCGGACGCCACAAGAAGAGCGCGAACTCGTCCCCAAGGCACAGATTGTGACCGGTATTACGATCGAAGAGGACCTCCTCGAACGGGCGGAGCAGCTCGAACTCTTCGCCTGTACGTTCGCGGGAACGGATCACGTACCGATGGACGCGCTGGCCGAGCACGGCGTCGCCGTGACGAACGCGGGTGGCATCCACGCGCCCGGCATCGCAGAGCAGTCGATCGCCAACATGCTCGTCTTCGCACGGAACCTCCACGAAGGCTGGCGGCGAAAACAACACAACGAGTGGCGACACTTCCAGTCCCACGAGTTCACCGACAGCACCGTCACGATCGTCGGCCTTGGCTCGATCGGCCAGGAAGTTGTTACGCGACTCGAGGGCTTCGGCGTCGAAACGATCGGCATCCGCTACACGCCGTCGAAGGGCGGTCCAACCGACGAGATCCTCGGTTTCGACGAGGAGGATATCCACGATGCGTTCGCCCGCAGCGACTACGTCGTACTCGCCTGTCCACTGAACGACCTGACCCGCGGTCTCGTCGGTGCGGACGAACTCGCGACGCTGCCGCCGAACGCGGTCGTCGTCAACGCCGCCCGCGGCGGGATCATCGACACCGATGCACTCGTCGGCGCACTGCAGTCGAACGCGATCCGCGGCGCTGCCCTCGACGTTACCGAGCCCGAGCCGCTACCGAACGATCACGAGCTCTGGGACCTCGAGAACTGCCTCATCACGCCCCACACGGGCGGTCACACGCCAAAACACTGGGACAGGTTGGCCGATATCGTCGCGCACAACGTGCACGCACTCGAGGAGAACGGTGGGCTCCAGAACGTCGTCCTTCACCCGGAGTCGAGCTAA
- a CDS encoding amidohydrolase, with product MNEPIRDRLVTLRRTLHRHPEPAWREFYTTARVVEELRAIGVDELAVGPDAYDPADRMAVPDADLEPWISRARELGADPALLDRMTGGNTGAVAVLECGDGPAVGLRVDIDALFIEESTDTGHDPAAEGFRSEVEGTMHACGHDVHMTWGLAVLEAIKESDFAGRLVVFFQPAEETSGGGCPMAKSAFAADLDYLLAVHVGLDHPTGEVVAGIEKPLAMCHVDATIHGRSAHAGKAPEEGANAMHAMGTAIENTYGIPRHSDGMTRVNIGRAEAGTASNVIAERAHMEAEARGETTELMEYMKDRLARTINSAATMHDCQADVEVVSESPRSDSDPELQALVSEVAEGVPGTERVLPAADFGASEDATFLMNRVQRDGGLATYLIVGTDHPDSHHTPKFDVDEASLTHGVDVLSETILELERQHPVAHANTDSVASAANTDTDSVDAGRGA from the coding sequence ATGAACGAGCCGATACGAGACCGACTCGTGACGCTTCGACGGACCCTCCACCGCCATCCGGAACCGGCCTGGCGCGAGTTCTACACGACCGCACGCGTCGTCGAGGAACTCCGAGCGATCGGCGTCGACGAACTGGCTGTCGGCCCCGACGCCTACGACCCCGCGGACCGGATGGCTGTCCCCGACGCCGACCTCGAACCCTGGATCTCCCGCGCACGTGAACTTGGAGCGGACCCGGCGTTGCTCGACCGAATGACTGGCGGCAACACCGGTGCCGTCGCCGTACTCGAGTGCGGCGACGGCCCAGCAGTTGGGCTCCGGGTGGACATCGACGCGCTGTTTATCGAGGAATCGACCGATACAGGGCACGATCCGGCCGCCGAAGGCTTTCGCTCGGAGGTGGAGGGGACGATGCACGCTTGCGGGCACGACGTGCACATGACGTGGGGGCTGGCCGTTCTCGAGGCGATCAAGGAAAGCGACTTTGCGGGACGACTGGTCGTCTTCTTCCAGCCCGCAGAGGAGACCAGCGGCGGGGGCTGTCCGATGGCGAAAAGCGCGTTCGCAGCGGATCTGGACTATCTCCTCGCCGTCCACGTCGGTCTCGACCATCCAACCGGCGAGGTCGTCGCCGGCATCGAAAAGCCGCTGGCGATGTGCCACGTCGACGCGACGATTCACGGCCGTTCTGCTCACGCGGGCAAGGCCCCGGAGGAGGGAGCGAACGCCATGCACGCGATGGGAACGGCGATCGAGAACACCTACGGAATCCCCCGACATAGCGACGGGATGACGCGAGTAAACATCGGTCGCGCGGAGGCAGGGACGGCGAGTAATGTCATTGCCGAACGCGCCCACATGGAGGCCGAGGCGCGCGGCGAGACGACCGAACTGATGGAGTACATGAAGGATCGACTGGCCCGAACCATCAACTCGGCCGCGACGATGCACGACTGTCAGGCCGACGTCGAGGTCGTCAGCGAGTCACCGCGATCGGACAGCGACCCGGAACTCCAGGCGCTCGTCAGCGAGGTTGCAGAGGGCGTTCCCGGAACCGAGCGCGTTCTGCCGGCCGCCGACTTCGGTGCGAGCGAGGACGCAACCTTCCTCATGAACCGCGTCCAGCGTGACGGTGGGCTCGCAACCTATCTCATTGTCGGTACCGACCACCCAGACAGCCATCACACCCCGAAATTCGACGTGGACGAGGCAAGCCTTACCCACGGTGTCGACGTCCTTTCCGAGACGATTCTCGAACTCGAGCGCCAGCACCCGGTCGCACACGCGAACACGGATTCCGTCGCCTCAGCGGCAAACACGGACACGGATTCTGTCGACGCGGGGCGAGGTGCATGA
- a CDS encoding threonine ammonia-lyase, with protein sequence MTDDTKNDDTGLVTRADIEAARERIDDVVHRTPLDTSRTFADLSGAASVGLKLENVQRTGSFKIRGAYNKMAQLSADEREAGVISSSAGNHAQGVALAGQVLDTDTTIVVPDVTPAAKIEATRGYGAEVVVEGDIYERSYEFALERAAETGETFVHPFDDEDIIAGQGTIGLELREQYPDLDTVLVAIGGGGLISGIGTVLKAHDPTTRVIGVQPEGAAHAKPTLESDPGEIHELPDVDTVAEGIADTRLLETTAANVREVVDDVVSVSDRDIVTAVTLLAERAKTVVEGAGAAPLAAALSDAVDVADKHVAVVISGGNVNLTDHAELTRTGLHELGRYAEARLAVDGWPTAVSDVVETVEAEGAELDVLERARRGSGLGTDAVDHPNRVPVTVGLEGSGPDHLVGVLDAIAELDSVDVLSSLPEE encoded by the coding sequence ATGACTGACGACACCAAGAACGACGACACCGGCCTCGTTACCCGTGCCGACATCGAGGCAGCGCGCGAGCGCATCGACGACGTTGTCCACCGAACACCGCTCGACACGTCGCGCACGTTCGCCGATCTGAGCGGCGCGGCGTCCGTCGGGCTCAAACTCGAGAACGTCCAGCGAACGGGTTCGTTCAAGATCCGTGGCGCGTACAACAAGATGGCCCAGCTCTCGGCCGACGAGCGGGAGGCTGGCGTCATCTCCTCGAGTGCGGGTAATCACGCCCAGGGCGTCGCGCTGGCAGGGCAGGTGCTCGACACCGACACGACGATCGTCGTTCCCGATGTCACCCCTGCAGCGAAAATCGAGGCCACCCGCGGCTACGGCGCCGAGGTCGTCGTCGAGGGCGACATCTACGAACGATCGTACGAGTTCGCACTCGAGCGGGCCGCCGAAACCGGTGAGACGTTCGTCCACCCCTTCGACGACGAGGATATCATCGCCGGCCAGGGAACGATCGGCCTCGAACTCCGCGAGCAGTACCCCGACCTCGACACCGTCCTCGTGGCGATCGGCGGCGGCGGGCTGATCTCGGGGATCGGCACGGTGTTGAAGGCCCACGATCCGACGACGCGCGTGATCGGCGTCCAGCCCGAGGGGGCCGCCCACGCGAAGCCGACACTCGAGTCCGACCCGGGAGAGATCCACGAACTGCCGGACGTTGACACCGTCGCGGAAGGGATCGCAGATACCAGGCTCCTCGAGACGACAGCGGCGAACGTTCGTGAGGTGGTCGACGACGTAGTGAGTGTCAGCGACCGCGACATTGTGACTGCCGTCACGTTACTGGCCGAGCGCGCAAAGACCGTCGTCGAGGGGGCCGGTGCTGCCCCGCTCGCGGCTGCGCTCTCGGATGCAGTCGACGTGGCAGATAAGCACGTCGCCGTCGTAATTTCTGGCGGGAACGTCAACCTCACCGACCATGCCGAACTGACTCGCACCGGCCTGCACGAATTAGGGCGCTACGCCGAAGCGAGACTAGCCGTCGACGGCTGGCCGACCGCGGTCAGCGACGTGGTCGAAACCGTCGAAGCCGAGGGTGCAGAACTGGACGTACTCGAGCGCGCCCGCCGTGGGTCGGGGCTCGGAACGGACGCGGTGGACCACCCGAACCGCGTTCCCGTGACGGTCGGACTCGAGGGCAGCGGGCCGGACCATCTCGTGGGCGTGCTTGATGCGATTGCGGAACTCGACAGCGTCGATGTACTTTCTTCGTTGCCGGAAGAGTGA
- a CDS encoding MFS transporter: MRRPRAVGSVTVGHGVNEFFSIVIPPIIPLLVADFGITYGQAGVLVTIFFVMYALFQLPAGMLADVIGKERLLIAGLFGMAGGVLVASMATSYETLLVAQAIAGISGSAFHPTGMALVSDYETKQTEGKAMGVFGFGGALGTMSAPVIVGGVAAVADWRLALATGVAIGVLVTCLVVYLFVTAEEPDVDEVDGTDDESASTARTDGGRSESTQSVRAAIWNAIDLPITPSIVVLFFVTVVLSMQHRAIQTYTTSYVAAETGASVAAGNVTFFALLVGGSLASLYAGDLADRFDRITLGIAASLATAALVAATLATTLLEGLPIELLTAILAVWFAVIGAGMYASYPVKNAMVSQQAEATSSGSLFGVIQTGSAIGSASGPTVFGVLSTRWGVVAAFPAIAAVSVALALSFGLLWFVTD; encoded by the coding sequence GTGAGGCGACCGCGAGCAGTTGGATCGGTCACCGTCGGTCATGGGGTCAACGAGTTCTTCTCGATCGTCATCCCACCGATTATCCCACTGTTGGTCGCGGACTTCGGAATTACCTACGGACAGGCGGGCGTTCTCGTCACGATCTTCTTCGTGATGTACGCACTGTTTCAGCTGCCGGCAGGGATGCTCGCCGACGTCATCGGCAAGGAACGGCTCCTGATCGCGGGGCTGTTCGGCATGGCTGGCGGTGTGCTAGTAGCGAGCATGGCGACGAGCTACGAAACCCTCCTCGTCGCACAGGCGATTGCCGGCATCAGCGGAAGCGCGTTCCACCCGACCGGCATGGCACTCGTCAGCGACTACGAAACCAAACAGACCGAAGGGAAAGCGATGGGTGTCTTCGGCTTCGGTGGCGCACTTGGGACGATGTCCGCGCCCGTCATCGTCGGCGGCGTCGCCGCAGTCGCCGACTGGCGCCTCGCCCTCGCGACCGGCGTCGCGATCGGTGTCTTAGTCACGTGTCTCGTCGTCTACCTCTTCGTTACAGCCGAGGAGCCTGACGTAGACGAGGTCGACGGGACCGACGACGAATCGGCGTCGACGGCACGGACTGACGGCGGCCGGAGTGAGTCGACGCAATCAGTTCGAGCGGCAATCTGGAACGCGATCGACCTACCAATCACACCCAGCATCGTCGTGCTCTTTTTTGTCACGGTCGTGCTTTCGATGCAACATCGGGCGATCCAGACCTACACAACGTCCTACGTCGCCGCAGAGACTGGCGCATCGGTCGCCGCGGGCAACGTGACGTTCTTCGCACTACTGGTCGGCGGCAGCCTGGCGTCGCTGTACGCCGGCGACCTCGCCGACCGCTTCGACCGAATTACGCTCGGTATCGCCGCGTCGCTGGCCACTGCCGCGCTCGTGGCTGCCACGCTCGCGACGACCCTGCTCGAAGGACTCCCGATCGAACTTCTCACCGCGATTCTGGCAGTCTGGTTCGCCGTTATCGGCGCGGGGATGTACGCCAGCTATCCCGTCAAAAACGCGATGGTCTCCCAGCAAGCCGAGGCGACCTCGAGTGGGAGCCTCTTTGGCGTCATCCAGACGGGATCGGCGATCGGCAGCGCAAGTGGCCCGACGGTGTTCGGCGTTCTATCGACACGCTGGGGCGTCGTCGCGGCCTTCCCGGCCATCGCGGCAGTGAGCGTCGCCCTCGCGCTGTCGTTCGGACTGCTGTGGTTCGTCACTGACTGA
- a CDS encoding secondary thiamine-phosphate synthase enzyme YjbQ gives MPIEIQTHDRVDIVDVTAEVEETISDDVVHGICSVYVPHTTAGVIVNEREGRLLADIETALERLVPRDEEYEHNVVDDNADAHLRATLLGESVTIPISDGELALGTWQSILFVDCDGPRARRFRVSVIADDSSR, from the coding sequence ATGCCCATCGAAATCCAGACCCACGATCGAGTGGACATCGTCGACGTTACAGCAGAAGTCGAAGAAACGATCTCCGACGATGTGGTGCACGGTATTTGCTCCGTGTACGTTCCACACACGACCGCCGGCGTGATCGTCAACGAACGCGAAGGGCGATTACTAGCAGACATCGAAACGGCACTCGAGCGCCTCGTTCCTCGCGACGAGGAGTACGAGCACAACGTGGTCGACGATAACGCAGATGCTCACTTGCGCGCGACACTTCTCGGCGAGAGCGTCACGATACCGATCAGTGATGGAGAACTCGCGCTCGGAACGTGGCAATCGATCCTGTTCGTCGATTGTGACGGGCCACGGGCGCGTCGGTTCCGGGTTTCCGTCATCGCGGATGACTCATCGCGGTGA
- a CDS encoding DUF2267 domain-containing protein, producing the protein MKFDEFTGEVQHRLELPDTGRTMRAIRATLMTLGERIPKGNAEDFAASLPLEIKWYMTGAVHEHGQRFDWTEFVQRVSDIEGEGVDPPEAAYHARIIVDLMETIVPPSDFRQLRDQLPESKNDENWRKLFEVVDAGGWGDAQEAQTGGGPQPTTPTQHDAEPTDDARTDDEE; encoded by the coding sequence ATGAAATTCGACGAATTCACTGGAGAGGTCCAGCACCGCCTCGAACTCCCGGATACCGGCCGAACGATGCGAGCAATCCGGGCGACTCTCATGACGCTCGGTGAGCGAATTCCGAAGGGGAACGCCGAAGACTTCGCGGCCTCGCTCCCCCTGGAAATCAAGTGGTATATGACGGGCGCGGTCCACGAGCACGGCCAGCGCTTCGACTGGACGGAGTTCGTCCAGCGCGTGAGTGACATCGAAGGCGAGGGGGTCGACCCACCGGAGGCAGCCTATCACGCTCGGATCATCGTCGATCTGATGGAAACGATCGTCCCACCGTCGGACTTTCGGCAGTTACGCGATCAGCTCCCGGAGAGCAAGAACGACGAGAACTGGCGCAAACTCTTCGAAGTCGTCGACGCTGGGGGGTGGGGCGATGCTCAAGAAGCACAAACCGGTGGTGGTCCACAACCCACAACGCCGACCCAGCACGATGCGGAGCCAACGGATGACGCTCGGACTGACGACGAGGAGTGA